The following DNA comes from Pseudoalteromonas aliena SW19.
ACAGAATGGAGAATATAAAGGCCTTCTTTTTGATCTAACATGTAAAAGGCAGATATGTAATTTAATGGATTTATATCCTTATTAAAAGAAACTGTTCCTTTAATTGCATACTTTTCACCAATTTTTTCAATTGTGATATTTTCGATATTATTTACAGCCCTAGCTGCTGAAAGGGGCAATAAGTATCTATTATTTGTTATGTCTCCAATAAATCCTTTTAGTGGAGACATAACAGATGCATATATTGCTATTAGTATTAAAAATGTGAAGGTATATACAATACCATCCCCTGTTGAAGTTTCACTGTTTAAGCGGTATAGCTTTATCCCATTCCAAAGCACTAAAAAAATTCCCACTAAAATCATTACAAAAATAGAATAAACAAGTATAGCCACTATAAATTCTGGGCCACTAAATCCAACCCCTGTAACTTCACTCAAAAAAGGTCCAGCCACAAATGTGGCAACAGAGACCCCCAAAATAGTTGCTATATCAGCAAAAGTAGCTAATTTTGAAAGTGGTGATGCCTCTTCAAACTCTTTTATTACATTTTTCAATTTTTGTCCTTAATTCTATTAAACATATGCCAAATTCTGATATTTAAAGCTAACGAGCCTGTAGATTAACTCGTTTTTTTATTTATTTTTATTGATAAACAAACCATAGCTGAGTTCCTATTTTGATTCAATCGATTACTGTATTTTATGCAGAATATAAAGTGGGAGTTTGGTATTGTTTTAACTGGCGTTTTGGAAGGATTTACGGGTGTTTCAGTGGCTTTATTTTGGCTTGAAAGGGGTTGCCTCTCTTTAATGCATTGTGTTTTGTAGCTTTTCTATATTATGAACAAGGCAATACAATTGCCATTGCGCATTCACTTTCGCTTGACCCCGTAAGGTCAATTTATTCATCCCTTTATTCACTGTAATGTTCCCGAACACCGGCTCAATACAGCCGAGCCGTTTGCTGTATTGTCGTCGTCCGATTGGGCTGTCTATTTTAACTTTCATTTTATCGATATAGCTTAGCTTTTTGCGTGATTCATTATTTATAAACTGCACCTGTCGCCCCGTTTTAATGGGTGGCTTTCGCATGCATTGTTGTTGTAGTGGGCAGGTTTTACAGTCTCTTAAATAACCACAGAATCGCGTGTATTGCTGGTTATGGCTGTTTACATTGACCCCGCTTCGCCACATGGTATTGCCAGCAGGGCAGCGGCATGTTTGCGTTGCCTCATCATAATGAAAATCGTCTGAGGTAAATAATCGTGGCTTGCCTTTACTGCGTTTTAGTCGACGCTTTTCTTGCTCTGTTTCGTATGTTTCGCTGTCTTTAAACAGCGGATTTCGTTTTCTAAATTGGTTATCCGCAATGTAGGTATCGAACCCACTTTTCGCCATATATTCAAGGTTCACTTCGCTGTTAAACCCACTGTCTGCGGTGAATTTAAAATTTAATCGTGTACTCGTCTTTGGGTTTGTCAGTGTTTAATTTATCGAGCTGTTGTTTTAATTGCTTAACAGCTGGCTGTAGAGTTTGTTGCTCACCCACTGAGCCCCACGCTTGTGCTTGCAGGATGATTTGGTGTTTATCGTCATTAATCGCGATGCCGTTGTAGCCTTGAATTGTCCCTTTTGACGTGGTCATTTTCGCACTATCTGGATCAGTGATATTACTTTTAACAGGCTTGCCTTTACTGCCTATTTTTTCTTTGTGAGTGGCTAAGAACTCGGTAATTTTACCTGCACTTTTATCTAGCTTTTCTTTTTGTTTTAAATCCTGAGTTATCAATTCTTCGCCCAGCCCATCTTGTGATTGGTGGCGTTCAATAATACGTTTGCTTGCGCGTTCTAGTTTTGCTTTTTTGCGACCTAACTCATCGAATGTGCCACTCCACTCTTTACTCGCATTGGACTTTAATTTACACCCATCAATGGCAAACATGTTACGGCCTATCAAGCCTTCTTCATCACATATCATCAGCACTTGCGTAAAAAGCGGCTCAATCTGTTCATGCATTTTAGCCACAAAACCCGCTATAGATGTGTAATGCGGCTGGATATCACCCGACACACTCATAAATAAAATATTATGCTCGCAAGCCTTTGCAATCCGACGGCTACTGATCAAACCATGTGCATAGCCCAGTAAAATAATCTTTAGCATTACCGAAGGTGGATACGCCGCCGCGCCCGTTTTGTCATTGTTGTACCACGCGTCAAATCCCGATAAATCGAGTTTATTTTCGACAATATAACAAAGGGCATACTCAAAAGTGCCAGGCAGAATTTGCTCAGCGAAATTGATAGGAATGAATTTATTTTGACAGGATAAGTCAGGCTTGTAGTTAGCCATAACAGTTTACCGTGGGTGAATAATATCTATTAGATCACAGCGAACAGATGGATTCAAGGTTAAAAAGCAATCAATTTGAAATAGTAGAATACGTTCCTAAAAAGAGTAATTCTACAGCCTCAACGCCCGCAGCAACAGTGAAAGAAAGTGGCGACCGCTTTGCGGCTCTTTGCAAAGCGGGTGACGCTTACTGGAATCTGCTGCCTGCGTTTGTTAGCGAATACTTTCATAGACACTTGGAGCCTCCCAGGCCAAAACATTAACGCAGTAATTACAACCAACAATAAAGAATTCGATTAAGTCAGAATTGCTAGACGAAAGGAACCCCTTTCGGTTCCTCTCTTGATCAAGCCAGCCACTACAAGATATTTTGTATAGCCAGCCATTATTTGTTGAGCATGACGGCCAGAACTCAAGCAAGTCACCCTCATCTAAAACACGGAAGCCAGCAGGGCTATCAAAAGAAAGGTCAATCCGCTGGCCGTCAATCTGTACGGTAACCACTAAAGTCTCAATATCAAAATCAATATTGATAATTTCAATACTCTCATCCTGATCTAGGGGAGACTCAAGCGCCACACACTCCATCAACTTCTCCAATATAATTTCGTATCGCTAACGCCAGCATAAAGCGCGTGAGGAACGAACGTCGATTTTTATGCTTTTGTTAAGCATTTATTACGCCCTCAGATAATTTAAGCAATTCAGCTTGATCCGCTATTATTTTCCTATTTTCAACAGCCTCACTATATAACTCAACAAGGTTTATTATATCATCAGCGCTCATTAATCCCTGTTCTTTTGCAGACAGTACTGTTTCAATAATTTTATTAACGAGCAATTTAGACCTAATATTACTAACCCTTTCTATAAGAAAAAAAGCTTGCGCGTTACTAGGACTGCATTCAACTTCGTCCCAGAAGTGTTCCATAGCTTCGATAACCCCAAACTGTCGACGTTCGAAGCGCACTGAGGAAATATAAATATCGAGAATTAGATCCTTGCTGAATACACTTGTAATCCAAGGAGCCAATGCTAGCTCAATAAATTTCCGCCGCTTTGTCTTACTTAAATTTGTAATGAAGAGCGTTCGAGTGAGCTGCTGGACAATAGTTGAACCTCCAGATCGAGGCTTTATTTTAATTACACCCAATAGGCTTCTCGCAAGCGACTTATAACTAATACCAGAGTGGCTATAGAAGTCTTTATCTTCTATAAAAATGAGAAATTTCTTTATGTTCTTAGTAGAAACTTTAAGTCTATCAGTCTCGTAAACTGCTAATTTTGCACGATAAACAATGTACTCAATGTTTTCAGTTAATGGCAACCCTATAATCCGAGATATAAACTTGTAAAATAAAAGTCTCGATGTTTCATGCGTATCAAGCAAGGATGAACGATAGATCATCATTGCAAGGGCAGACCAAGTAAATCCCATTAACAAAATAAAGATAGAGTTAAATTCAGATGAGAAAACACTGGGGTTTTGTTTTATAAAGTAGGCACTTAAAAACAACACTACAGAGCTGGAAATAATGGAAATAATCCAGAATGGGTACGCAGCATATGTCAGCCACCCGGGAAACAACCTTAAGGCAAGGGGTTGATCCGCTCCTTCGACTCTCCAGTTGGGCAAAAGAAGCTGGATATTTCCGTAGCTTAATCCTAACATCCGCCTCAAAATAATGACTTTTCTTCCTGAAAATATTATTGCCCGCTGCCGGTCAGAAAAATACTTTAGACTGATGAAAGAAAAGCTACTAATTATAGATAATAGAATTAATGAAATAATATATGGGGGGATAATTCCATTAAAAACAGTAATTAGTTGACTTGATGAACCAACCAATAACGAACCTAATGCTGCAGATGAGACAAGCGTTACATTTGATGCATTTAGGAAAACTCGTTCTTCTGACTCTAGATTTTTAGCTGCAACCTTATACTCTTCCAAAGCTATATCGCGATCATCAAAATGGTAAGTAGGAAAATGCTGCCGCCACCCTTTTTTATAGTCTTCTTCGATCAACGTTCGATTTCCATTATATTGCTTAACAATTTTATAGTGCGCTCATCGCGCATATATCTGCCAATGTCACGCTCATGTATTCAATAATTCTTTTTTAACAAATAACTTAACACATTGCTATATATAATTTTTTATTAGCACTCAAACTCTCAATAAAAGACAAAATGCGCTCGTCGCTCATTTTCTTGAATATGGGTGCAGCACAACTGTACTGTATATAAATACAGTATTATTAATGGTAATATGAAAACACGTTCTCCATTTTTAAATTATATAGCCGATTATATGTTGGTACGTCAGTATTCATTACGCACCGTAGATACTTACCTAAGATGGATTGCATCTTATATCCATTTTCATAATAAACGCCATCCCGCCTCAATGGGAGACATTATCGTATTCGCCTGAAAGCTTCTATGCACATTCAATATTTTTGCGACTGCACTCAATTCATTGTCATTTTTATACAAGCACATAATAAAAAACGAACTTTCATTAAATTTAAATTTTGCCCGTAGTAAAAAACAAGCAAAGCTCCCTGTCGTGATGACCCCAGAGGAAGTTAAAATGTTGATGGCTCATTTAAATAAGCGCTATTATTTAATTGCAGCCCTTATGTATGGAAGTGGTTTAAGAGTAATGGAAGCGGTGCAATTAAGGGTGAAAGATATTGATTTTGATTATAAATGTATTCAAGTATGGAATGGCAAAGGAAATAAACATCGTATTGTAACGCTCGCTACAGAGCTGATCTCTATGCTGAGAACTCAAATTTTAAACGTTGATGACTACCTAAAGCTTGATTTAAATAACACTAAATATGCCGGCGCGTGGATGCCATATGCCTTAACAAAAAAATATCCTTCAGCCGCAAAAACACTAGCATGGCAGTATTTATTTCCTTCTCATATGTTAAGTTCAGATCCTCAAAGTGGTGAAATAAGGCGACATCATTTTCATCACTCTTGTATTAGAAAAGAGGTTAAAAAAGCCGTCCAAAAATCAGGGTTAACAAAAATAATAACACCTCATACATTAAGGCACTCTTTTGCTACTCATCTACTGCAAAATGGCGCTGATATACGCACAGTACAAACACAACTAGGTCACAGCGACGTGCGTACCACACAAATATATACCCATGTACTACAACAAGGTGCTAATGGTGTTGTTAGCCCTTTTTCAAGATTATAAATATCTCAGTAACAAGGCAAAAATTTAGTTATATTGTTTGTCTATATGAGAAGTTTTTAACGCAGTTAATTAGAACGCTAAAATGTTCTACGCTTTAATTCAACGGGTATCCTACTCATGTTTTACAACAAAAATGCCAACGCCGTTATTAGTCCTTTTTCAAGATTATAAATCTCCTTATTTAAACAAAAAAGCACAGCCCACAACAGCCATGCTTTTTAAATCAACCTTAATCCCGCCTGTTTTACAAACGAATACCGCCGTCTATTTCAACCACGCGACCGGTAAAAAAATCGTTTTCGATTATGTATTGTGCAGTATGGGCAATTTCGTCGCTTTCGCCTAAGCGCCCTACGGGTGTTACTGCAAGCATACGCTGTTTCGCTTCGGGCTTCATGGCGTCGGTCATGGCGGTGCTTATAACACCTGGTGCAATAGCGCCTACACGTATACCAAATCGACCAAGTTCTTTAGCCCATGTGGTGGTAAGTGCCACCACGCCTGCTTTTGATGCTGCGTAGTTTGTTTGGCCTATGTTACCTGCTCGCGCTACGCTCGACATATTAACTATAACGCCGCCTTTGCCTGATTCAATCATGTGGCTTGCCGCTTCCCGCCCTGCTAAAAACACACCGGTCAGGTTTACATCAATCACTGATTGAAATTGCTCAAGAGACATTTTTTTAACGACTTTACCGTCTTTTGCCTTTATAAACATGCCGTCGCGTAAAATACCGGCGTTGTTTATAAGCACACCAATGTGGCCAAAATCGCTGTTAATAGTATTAAATACGTTTTCTACTTCGCTCTCATTTGTTACGTTTGCGGCATACCCTTTAATGCTGCCAGTGACACCCTCAAGTTGCGTTAACTGCTCGCATGCGGTGTTTAATAAGTCTTGTGCCATATCTATTAAAGCAATGTTTGCGCCCATAAGTGCAAACTTTTGCGCCATTGCAAAGCCTAAACCTTGTGCGCCACCGGTTATTACTACCGTGTTATTTTTAATTTCCACGCGTTGCTCCTACTTAGAAAACAGTTTAAAAATGGCACTAAAGTCATCACTACCCGCACCTTGGTGCTGTAGCATAGTGTATAAATTTTTAGCCATTGAACCCATTGGGGTTGATGAATTACTTTGCTGCGCGGCTTCCATGGCAAGGCCTAAATCTTTAGCCATTAAATCAACCATAAAGCCTGGTTTGTAATCGTTACTAGCCGGTGCGGTATCCATTACACCTGGGCAAGGATTGTAAAGCTCAAGCGTCCAGTTACGGCCCGAACTTGCGATCATAATGTCGCTAAGTACTTTAGGATCGAGGCCGTTGTTAATACCCATTTGCAGTGCTTCGCTGGTGCCTGCCATTAAAATGCTAAGTAGCATGTTATTACATATTTTTGCTACTTGTCCTGCGCCAATATCGCCTGCATGAAATATGTTTTTACCCATATCACTCAGCACTGTATGTGCTTTATCGAACGCGGCTTTTTCGCCGCCTACAATAAAAGTAAGTGTGCCTGCAGTTGCGCCTGCAACTCCGCCCGATACTGGTGCATCTACAAAGCTTATGCCTTGTTTACCAAGTGCGCTGCCTACAATACGTGCTGATTTTGCATCTATTGTTGAGCAATCAATTACTAATGTATTTTTGCTCAGCACGTTAATTAAACCGCTGTCGCCGTTATTACCCAAGTATAGGGATTTAACATGTTTGCCCGCAGGTAACATGCTAATAAGTACGTCAGCATTTGTTGCGCACTGCTTTGCATCAACTGCGGCTTTTGCGCCTTTGCTTGCAAGTTCATTTACGACCGACTGGTTTAAATCGAACACACTCACAGTATGTCCAGCTTTAATTAAGTTAGCCGCCATTGGGCCGCCCATATTGCCTAAGCCGATAAAACCGATATTGAGTTTAGTCATCGTCTTTCCTTTATTTGTGTATTGGCGTGTCTAAGCCATTGAGTGGTTGGTTTTCGCCAAAACGATTAACAAAAAAGCTGTCTATTATTGTTTGTGGTACATCACTTAATGTTTTGTATTGCCAATTAGGTGCGCCGTCTTTATCTATTAATAGCGCTCTTACACCTTCTTGAAATTCACCTACTTCGCCAGCGCGAACCGACATACCTAGCTCCATTTTAAAACACGCTAATAAGCTTTTGCCTTTACTTGTTTTTAATTGCTCACTAACGAGTGCACAACTTAGTGGGCATCCGTGTTTAAGTGATTTTTGAGCGCGCTGTAGCCACTTATCATCAGTGGTTAGCCCTAAAATATAATCAACTTGCTCCTGCAAGGTTGTAAATTCACCCAGCTTTTGAATCGTTTTTAAATTAGCTTTTATATTGCCTTTTGGCATACGCGCAGATTGGTTGTCTAAATCGGTTAATAACTTAGTTAAACGCTCATGATTTAAACTTGCGGTTTTGCCCCACTTTGCAGTTAAAATTTGCGTAAGCATGGAATCATATTTAGTGCTGTCGATAAAGTGATCGGCAAGTGATACAAAACGCGCGTCGTCGCAGTTAATTGATGCCGACGTTAACCCTAAAAATAGCCCCACGTTTTGTGGCATTTTATGTAAAAAGTAACTGCCGCCTACATCTGGGTATAAACCTATGGTTTGCTCTGGCATGGCAATGCGAGATGTTTCGGTTACAACGCGGTGGCTAGCACCGGCCATTAACCCTAAACCGCCGCCCATCACTATACCGTTACCCCAAACAAGGATTGGTTTATCAAAGGTATGAATAAGGTAATCAAGCTTGTACTCAAGCGTAAAAAACTCTTCAACTAAGCTTGTTGGTTTACCTTGCGCCATTGCATGATGAAGGCTTACAACATCGCCGCCTGCACAAAATGCTTTATCGCCTGCGCCTTTTAACAACACCATTGCAATAGCATCATCGTCTTGCCAAGCTCGCAATTGCGGCTCAAGTAATTTGATCATCTCAAAATTAAGTGCATTTAAGGCTTTTGGCGCATTGAGTGTAATAAGCCCAATTAAACTGCCGTTTTCTGCGGTTGCGGTTTCAAATACCACGGGCTCATCGGCGCTATTTAATAATGTTAAAGCACTCATTAGCCATTTACCCAGTTAGCGCGGCGTTTTTCTAAAAAGGCATTTACGCCCTCTTGTTGATCTTCGGTATCAAATAAACCAACAAATAACTCGCGCTCAAGAGGCAATACACTTGCCATTGGTTGATGGCGCCCTTTTTGAATCAATGTTTTACACGCTGCAACTGAGGTAGGGCTTTGATCGGCTACTTGGTTGGCCAGTTTTAATGCGGCCGCAAAGCTTTCACCCTGTGGTACTACTTCTTCTACTAAGCCAATTTGCAGAGCTTTATCAGCTTTTAGGCGCTCGCCGCATAAAATCATGCGTTTTGCCCAGCCTTCGCCAACTAGCCATGCTAAATTTTGTGTGCCACCCGCACACGGTAACAACCCTACTTTAGCTTCAGGGAGCGCCATTTGTGCTTGCTCTTCCGCTATACGTACGTCGCACGCAAGGGCAACTTCTAGCCCGCCACCCATTGCATAGCCGTTAATGGCTGCAACCGACACGCCTCTAAAATTAGTAAGCGCTTCAAACGCTTCACCAAATACACGCGACATATCGGCGGCTACGCCTTTATCGCCACCAGCAAATACGTTTAGGTCGGCACCTGCGCTAAAAAACTTCTCGCCTTCACCAGTCAGTACTAATGCATAAATATTTTTATTATTATTAAGCTCATTAACGGTATTTTTTAAATCAACTAGGGTGTCTTTTGTCCAGGTATTTGCTGGCGGGTTAGACATAGTTAAAATAGCAACATGACCTTCGGTTGTAAGTTCAATACTCGGATTAGATTTAGATTCTGACATACATTGCTCCTTATAAAACGTCGCTTGCAGACTCAGCCAAAATACGGCGCGCTATAATCACACGCATAATTTCGTTAGTGCCCTCTAAAATTTGATGAACGCGTACATCACGTACATGGCGCTCAAGCGGGTATTCTTTTATATAACCGTAACCACCATGAATTTGCAGTGCGTCGTTACACACAGTAAAGCCAACATCGGTAGCAAAACGTTTAGCCATGGCGCAGTAAGTGGTTTTTTCAACGTCGTTATTATCAAGTTTAAATGCAGCAAGCCTGACCATTTGGCGCGCAGCTACAAGCTCGGTGTTCATATCGGCAATTTTAAATTGCAATGCTTGAAACGCAGCCAATGGCTTACCAAATTGTGTGCGTTCTTTTAAATATTCGCGGGCGGTATTGAGTGCTGCCTGTGCTGTACCAATTGAACATGTTGCAATGTTTATCCTGCCGCCATCAAGACCTTGCATCGCAAATTTAAAGCCTTCGCCCTCAGCACCTAATAAGTTGTGCGCAGGAATGCGGACATCTTCAAAGCTAATTAGGCGTGTAGGTTGTGCGTTCCAACCCATTTTTTCCTCAGCTTTGCCGTATTCAACACCTTTTGCATCGGCAGGCACTACAAATGCAGAAATACCCGCTGCGCCTTCGCCGCCTGTACGTGCCATTACCACTAATACTTCGGTTTCGCCAGCGCCCGATATAAACATTTTTGAGCCGTTAATAACGTACTCATCGCCCTCAAGCACGGCTTTTGTTTTAAGTGACGCGGCATCTGAACCCGAGCCTGGCTCTGTTAAACAGTAGGAGGCAAGTAGCTCACCCATGACTAATTGCTCTACGTACTTGTCTTTAACTGCATCGGTACCAAAGCTTGCTACCATCCACGTGGCCATATTATGAATGGTTAACATGGCCGTAGTTGCTGTGCAGCCCATAGCAAGCTGTTCAAAAATGATACTCGAATCTAAACGTGATAAACCAAGGCCGCCGGCATCCTCTGGCGTGTATAAACCACAAAAGCCAAGCTCACCCGCTGCTTTAATCGTGTCTTTAGGGAAAATATGCTCGCGATCCCATTTTGCTGCATAGGGTGCAAGTTCCGACTCGGCAAATTGGCGTGCTGTTTGCGCAAAGGCTTGTTGATCTTCTGATAAGTTAAAGTCCATGTTAGACCTCTTTAATTGTGTAAGTTGTGTTGTTAGCGTTTCCCGTTACGGGAGTCGTTCGTGACGAGCGGCGAAGACTTATGTGTGTTGTGTGTGAAGTAGCCTTCGCGCCCATCTTTTTTATTATTAGTTATTCGTTTTAATCATGATTACTTTAAGTTAATGCTCATGTTTGGACCCGACGCAATATCGTCTTCAAACCAACGTGAGGTAATCGTTTTAGTTTCTGTGTAAAAACGAATACCTTGTTTACCGTAGGTGTGTGTATCGCCGTAAAACGAGCCTTTCCAACCAGTGAACGAAAAGAACGGCAGTGGCACCGGAATTGGCACATTAATACCGACTTGGCCTACTTCAATTTCGTGTTGGAATTTACGAGCCACTGCGCCGCTTGACGTAAATAACGAGGTACCATTACCGTAAGGACTGTCGTTAATAAGGGCGATTGCCTCATCAAGCGTGTCTACAAACATACACGCCAGTACGGGGCCAAATATTTCTTCTTTGTATAAATCCATCTCTTTGGTTACATCGGTAAATAACGTTGGGCCAACCCAGTTACCTTGCTCATACCCTTCAACCGTAAAGTCAGAACCATCAATTAAACAGGTAGCGCCTTGCTCTTTACCACCAGCAATGAGTGATAAAATACGTGCTTTTGCTGCTTTTGATGTTTGCGGCCCGTATGCCGCATTTGCATCATCCCACACGCCTGGGCGTACATTTTCAAAGCCTGCTTTAATTTCATCTACCCACTGACTTGCTTGGCCTACAAATACAGCAACCGAAATACCCATACAGCGCTGACCCGCAGCGCCGACTGATGCGCCTACTAGGTTGTTAACAACGTGCGATTTACTTGCATCAGGCATAATAACCATGTGGTTTTTAGCGCCAACACACGCTTGCACGCGTTTTAGGTTTTGTGTGCCTTTAGAATAAATATAAGCACCTACACCACACGAGCCAACAAACGAAATAGCACGTACGGCTTTATCTTCTAATAGGCGGTCTACTTGTGGTTTTGTACCGTGAACAACTTGTAATACGCCTTTTGGTGCGCCGGCTTCAATAAATAGCTCTGCTAAGCGCATCGGTGTAAGTGGATCTTGCTCAGACGGTTTTAAAATAAAGGTGTTACCACACACAATAGCCAGCGGGAACATCCAAAGGGGGATCATTGCAGGGAAGTTAAATGGTGTTACGCCCGCACATACACCAAGTGGCTGCATGTAAGAATACGTATCGATTTTGCGCGCTACGTTTTCCATTGTTTCACCCATCATTAATGATGGAGCATTCGCTGCTTGTTCTACTACTTCAATACCGCGCCACACATCGCCTTTTGCATCTTCAAATGTTTTACCCAATTCGTGGCAAATAATGGTAGCAAGCTCATCGTGGTGTTCTTTTAATAGCGCCGCGTACTTCATCATAATGCGAGCACGTTCAGTAATGGGTACGTCTTTCCATGCTTTAAACGTCTCAGAGGCTGAGGCAATTGCCGCGTCCATTTCTGACTCGGTGGTACATGGCACTTGTGCAAGTACTTCTTGAGTTGCAGGGTTTATCACATCGATAAGCTCTTTTGATACTGATTGAATAAATTCGCCGTCTATAAGTAGTGGAACTTGGTGCATGGTTAAATCCTATTGTGTCAGTGTGTTTGTTTTTATTTTAAAAAACGCAGCTTTATTATTGATTTTGGTGCTGCGTATTTTAGTGTTTAAATATTACTTAGTATGCCTCAACAGCCATTGCAACTGCTTCACCGCCACCAATACATAAAGAAGCAATGCCTTTTTTAAGGCCACGGTTTTTAAGGGCATGAATAAGTGTGACTAAAATGCGCGCGCCGCTTGCACCAATTGGGTGACCCAATGCACACGCGCCGCCATTGACGTTTACTTTGCTTGCATCAAGTTTTAACTCGTTAATAGCCAGCATAGTTACCATGGCAAATGCTTCGTTAATTTCCCAAAGGTCAACATCGTTTACAGCCCAACCTGCTTTTTCAAGCACGCTATTCATCGCCCCTACTGGCGCTACGGTAAACTCGCTTGGTTTTTGAGAATGCGTACTGTGCGCCACAATTTTACAAAGCGGTGTTAAGCCCTGCTCTTTTGCTTTTGATTCGCTCATTAATATAAGCGCTGCGCCACCGTCTGAAATTGACGATGAATTAGCCGCTGTAATGGTGCCGTCTTTTTTAAACGCTGCACGTAAGCTTGGTATTTTTTCAGGGCGGGCATTACCAGGTTGCTCATCAATCGATACTGTTACATCACCTTTGCGTGTTTGCATCGTATGCGGGGCAACTTCGTTATCAAAACTGCCGTTTTGTATTGCCGCTTTTGCTTTACTTAGTGAGCCTAACGCAAATGCATCCATTTGCTCACGACCAATGCCATATTCGTCGGCGGTGTCTTGTGCAAAACAACCCATTGCTTTGTTGTCGTAGGCGTCTTCAAGGCCATCGCTCATCATGTGATCTTTTATTTCACCGTGACCCATGCGCATTCCGCCACGCGCTTTTGGAATAAAGTACGGTGCGTTTGTCATGCTTTCCATGCCACCAGCAATAGCTGATTGTATAGAGCCCGCTTTAATTAAATCGTTTGCAAGCATGGCCGCTTTTAAACCAGAGCCACATACCTTGTTAATTGTTGTAGCACCTGTGCTAAGTGCAAGCCCTGCTTTTAACATTGCTTGGCGTGCAGGTGCTTGCCCAAGGCCTGCGGGTAATACACAGCCCATAATAACTTCGTCTATTGCATCATTAGCTAAACCAGTTTGTGCGAGTACACTTGCAATGGCGGTAGCGCCAAGCTCGGTAGACTGCGCATCACTTAACGCTCCCA
Coding sequences within:
- a CDS encoding biosynthetic peptidoglycan transglycosylase, whose amino-acid sequence is MIEEDYKKGWRQHFPTYHFDDRDIALEEYKVAAKNLESEERVFLNASNVTLVSSAALGSLLVGSSSQLITVFNGIIPPYIISLILLSIISSFSFISLKYFSDRQRAIIFSGRKVIILRRMLGLSYGNIQLLLPNWRVEGADQPLALRLFPGWLTYAAYPFWIISIISSSVVLFLSAYFIKQNPSVFSSEFNSIFILLMGFTWSALAMMIYRSSLLDTHETSRLLFYKFISRIIGLPLTENIEYIVYRAKLAVYETDRLKVSTKNIKKFLIFIEDKDFYSHSGISYKSLARSLLGVIKIKPRSGGSTIVQQLTRTLFITNLSKTKRRKFIELALAPWITSVFSKDLILDIYISSVRFERRQFGVIEAMEHFWDEVECSPSNAQAFFLIERVSNIRSKLLVNKIIETVLSAKEQGLMSADDIINLVELYSEAVENRKIIADQAELLKLSEGVINA
- a CDS encoding acyl-CoA dehydrogenase family protein, coding for MDFNLSEDQQAFAQTARQFAESELAPYAAKWDREHIFPKDTIKAAGELGFCGLYTPEDAGGLGLSRLDSSIIFEQLAMGCTATTAMLTIHNMATWMVASFGTDAVKDKYVEQLVMGELLASYCLTEPGSGSDAASLKTKAVLEGDEYVINGSKMFISGAGETEVLVVMARTGGEGAAGISAFVVPADAKGVEYGKAEEKMGWNAQPTRLISFEDVRIPAHNLLGAEGEGFKFAMQGLDGGRINIATCSIGTAQAALNTAREYLKERTQFGKPLAAFQALQFKIADMNTELVAARQMVRLAAFKLDNNDVEKTTYCAMAKRFATDVGFTVCNDALQIHGGYGYIKEYPLERHVRDVRVHQILEGTNEIMRVIIARRILAESASDVL
- a CDS encoding enoyl-CoA hydratase, whose protein sequence is MSESKSNPSIELTTEGHVAILTMSNPPANTWTKDTLVDLKNTVNELNNNKNIYALVLTGEGEKFFSAGADLNVFAGGDKGVAADMSRVFGEAFEALTNFRGVSVAAINGYAMGGGLEVALACDVRIAEEQAQMALPEAKVGLLPCAGGTQNLAWLVGEGWAKRMILCGERLKADKALQIGLVEEVVPQGESFAAALKLANQVADQSPTSVAACKTLIQKGRHQPMASVLPLERELFVGLFDTEDQQEGVNAFLEKRRANWVNG
- a CDS encoding enoyl-CoA hydratase/isomerase family protein, with the translated sequence MSALTLLNSADEPVVFETATAENGSLIGLITLNAPKALNALNFEMIKLLEPQLRAWQDDDAIAMVLLKGAGDKAFCAGGDVVSLHHAMAQGKPTSLVEEFFTLEYKLDYLIHTFDKPILVWGNGIVMGGGLGLMAGASHRVVTETSRIAMPEQTIGLYPDVGGSYFLHKMPQNVGLFLGLTSASINCDDARFVSLADHFIDSTKYDSMLTQILTAKWGKTASLNHERLTKLLTDLDNQSARMPKGNIKANLKTIQKLGEFTTLQEQVDYILGLTTDDKWLQRAQKSLKHGCPLSCALVSEQLKTSKGKSLLACFKMELGMSVRAGEVGEFQEGVRALLIDKDGAPNWQYKTLSDVPQTIIDSFFVNRFGENQPLNGLDTPIHK
- the mmsB gene encoding 3-hydroxyisobutyrate dehydrogenase; the protein is MTKLNIGFIGLGNMGGPMAANLIKAGHTVSVFDLNQSVVNELASKGAKAAVDAKQCATNADVLISMLPAGKHVKSLYLGNNGDSGLINVLSKNTLVIDCSTIDAKSARIVGSALGKQGISFVDAPVSGGVAGATAGTLTFIVGGEKAAFDKAHTVLSDMGKNIFHAGDIGAGQVAKICNNMLLSILMAGTSEALQMGINNGLDPKVLSDIMIASSGRNWTLELYNPCPGVMDTAPASNDYKPGFMVDLMAKDLGLAMEAAQQSNSSTPMGSMAKNLYTMLQHQGAGSDDFSAIFKLFSK
- a CDS encoding SDR family oxidoreductase encodes the protein MEIKNNTVVITGGAQGLGFAMAQKFALMGANIALIDMAQDLLNTACEQLTQLEGVTGSIKGYAANVTNESEVENVFNTINSDFGHIGVLINNAGILRDGMFIKAKDGKVVKKMSLEQFQSVIDVNLTGVFLAGREAASHMIESGKGGVIVNMSSVARAGNIGQTNYAASKAGVVALTTTWAKELGRFGIRVGAIAPGVISTAMTDAMKPEAKQRMLAVTPVGRLGESDEIAHTAQYIIENDFFTGRVVEIDGGIRL